ACTCACAACGGCTTACCGACGATCACGGACTTACCGCAGTCGCGCTACTCGGTGCGGCTAATGCGCCTCGCGTTTCTCTCGCCCAAGATCCAGGCCATGATTCTCGACGGCAAACAGCCATCGAGGCTGCGCCTCGAAGATCTGATTAGGTCGGCCGTGCCCCTGTGCTGGAGAAAACAAGAAATGCTGATTGAGCGTCTAAGCGCCTGAGCCAAAGTCACCTGTTACGGGCAATCAAATCGGCTGTTTGTGCCGAATTAAGCCCCTGTTCTGTCGATAAAAGCACCTGTTCTGCCGAGTAACAGGGAACGGCGGCCGTTCCGTCATGTAAGTGGCGGATTTCTGCCAAGCCCTGACCGAAGCAACTACTCCTCGGTACTCCCTAGAACCTGTTGTGCGCTCCCAAACGCGCGTTTTTCCCTGTTCCGTGCTTCGCACGCGTAACCGGACCGACCATCGAGCGCTCAGAGACAGCAGTGGCAATAAGCGTCCGATCGCTACCCTGGTAAGTTGCTGACGTCGCACCACGGATCGGAAGCGCGACGAATAAAGGCCCTGTTACGGGACCTTGCAGGCGAGCGCCTAGAGACGAGACTAGTTACGCTGTTGCGTGGCGGAGAGGGTGGGATTCGAACCCACGGTACCCGTGAGGGCACGCCGCATTTCGAGTGCGGTGCTTTCGACCACTCAGCCACCTCTCCGCGAGATTGCCAGCGCTGCCAGGGCGGGTCGCGGGCGGGCCTCTAGCAAGGCCATGCTAGCTTGCCTAGCCCGCAGGCCAGCTTTGCGGGCGGCATTTTCGGCGGCATCGCCCGGGCCATGACTTCGTTGGTGATCGGCGCCTCGGGCGGGATTGGTGCGGCGCTAGCCGCCCGCCTCGCTGCCGTTGAGTCGACGCATACCCTTTCGCGCTCGGCGGGGGAGATCGACCTTACCGACGAGGCGAGCATTGCCGCCGCCGCCGAGCGTGTCCGCCCCAACGCGCCGTTCGACCGGATCATCGTCGCCACCGGGCTACTTCATGACGACGAGAGCGGCCCCGAAAAGTCGTTGCGCGAGCTGACCGCCGATAAACTGGCGCGGAGTTTTGCGGTAAATGCAATCGGGCCCACTCTGTGCGCGCGCTACTTCCTGCCTTTGTTGGCGCGCGACGGCCGCTTCGCCGCGCTGTCGGCGCGGGTCGGGAGCATCGGCGACAATCGGCTAGGCGGCTGGTACGGCTATCGGGCGTCCAAGGCGGCGCTCAACCAGCTGATCCGCACCGCCGCCATCGAGTGGGCGCACTCCCGGCCCGCGGCGCTCTGCGTCACCCTCCACCCCGGCACGGTCGACACGGCCATGAGCCGCCCGTTCCAGCGCGGGGTCGCGCCCGAACGGCTGTTCACCCCCGCCGACGCGGCGGAGCGCATGCTCGCGGTGCTCGACGCGCTGACCCCGGCCGATAGCGGCGGCTGCTTCGACTGGGCGGGAAGGCGGGTCGCGCCATGACGCTTGTGCAAGTCGCGCCGGCCACTAGATTGCAGCCATGTCGCCGATTGAACGTTTTCCGATCATGACTGTCGATCCCTCCGCCCCGCCGGTCGCGCGCGCCCGCTTCGGGATCGGCGAAGTGGTGCGGCATCGCCTGCTCGACTTCCGCGGGGTGATTTTCGACGTCGATCCCGTCTTCGCCAATTCGGACGAATGGTACGAATCGATCCCGGCCGAGATCCGGCCGGCCAAGAACCAGCCCTTCTACCATCTGCTCGCCGAGAATGCGGAGAGCAGCTACGTCGCCTATGTCAGCCAGCAGAATCTGATCGCCGACGAAGATGATGAGCCGATCGACCATCCGGCGATCGACGGCCTGTTCGATGCGTTCGAGCCGGGGCGCTACCGCCTGAAGCCCGAGCACCGCCACTAGTCCGCGGTGCCGCGTGACCCGGATGTTGCAACGCCGCAACATAACCGGGATTAGCGTTCGCATCACACGTTAAAGACTTGTCATCTTGGCCGATTCGGCATCCGTTCGTGTCCATGGCTCTGCCAGGGCACGGGGGATATTTCGACATGACCGGACTGACCAAGCGGGTGCTGCTTGCTTCGCTGAGCACCTTTGCCTTCACCACCGCCGCATCGGCGCAATCGACCACGCAGACCTCGCCCGCGGCGCAGGACGCGACCGGCGCTACCCAGGCGAATGACGAGAGGGCGGCCGCCGACAATACGGTGGTGGTGACCGGCACCCGTACCGCCAACCGCACCGTCGCCAACAGCCCGGTGCCGGTCGACGTGATCGGCTCGGACGCGATCGTCCACACCGGCCAGACCGAGACCAACCGGATCCTCAACCAGCTGGTCCCCTCCTTCAACTTCCCCCAGCCGTCGATCGCCGACGGCTCGGATTCGCTGCGCCCCGCTACCTTGCGCGGGCTCGCCCCCGACCAGACGCTGGTGCTGGTCAACGGCAAGCGCCGCCACGTCTCCGCGCTGCTCAACGTCAATGGGACGGTCGGGCGCGGCAGCGCGGCGGTGGACCTGAACCTCATCCCGGGAATCGCGATCAGCCGCGTCGAGGTGCTGCGCGACGGCGCCGCCGCGCAATATGGCTCGGACGCGATCGCCGGGGTCATCAACATCCAGCTCAAGAGCGCCGACCATGGCGGGCGGGTCAGCCTGACCTACGGCGAATATTGGACCTCGCTCAAGGATGTCGCCAACATCACCGGCTTGCAGACCGATGCGTCGGGCCAGCCGATCCTCGGCACCGACCCACGCTATTTCCTCGCCAACAGCGACGGCAACCGCACCGCCCACGACGGCACCCAGGCGACGCTCGCTGCCAACCTTGGCCTGCCGCTCGGCAGCCGCGGCTTCGTCAACGTTTCGGGCGAGGTGCGCGTGCGCGACCGCACCAACCGCGCCGGCTATGACTTGAGGCCCAATTACAACCGGGTCGGGAGCGGTCCGTTCGATCCGCGCGAAGTCAACTTCAACCGGCTCGAGTTCCGCTTCGGCGATCCCGACACCACCGACTACACGCTGTTCGTCAACTCGGGCTACGACCTCACCCCCGACTGGCAGCTCTACGCCTTCGGCTCCTACGGACATCGCAACGCCACCAGCGCGGCCAATTACCGCCAGCAGTCGGCCGCGGCGAACCGCGACTTCTCGGTGCTGAGTCCGTCGACCACGCCGACCTCGGCCAATTTCGTGCCGCTAACCCCGGACGGCTTCCTGCCGCTGGTCAAGACGCAGCTGCGCGATTATTCGGCGATCGGCGGACTGCGCGGCACGGTGGCCGGGTTCAAGGCCGACTTCTCGCTCGGCCGCGGTTACGACAAGTTCGACTATGCGGTCGACGACACGCTCAATACCTCGTTCGGCCCGGCCAGCCCGCGCAACTTCGACGCCGGCGGGCTGCGCTACGGCCAGTGGCTGGTCAACGCCGACTTCAGCCAGGACTATAATGTCGGCTTCGCCAAGCCGCTGACGCTGGCGTTCGGCGCCGAGCATCGCCGCGAGCGCTTCCAGATCCGCCCTGGCCAGCTCGAATCCTACGCGCTCGGACCCTATTTCCGCCCGGCGATCACGACTACCTCGGCCAACTGCGCGACGCAGGGCGGCGTCTACAACACCACCACCGGTGTCTGCAGCTTCCCGGGCCGCCAGGCGGCCGCGGGTGCGCAGGGCTTTCCCGGCATCCCGGCCTCGAGCGCGACCAACGCCAAGCGCCACAGCTGGGCGGCCTATGCCGAGCTCGACACTGATCCGCTGCCCGGCGTCACGACCACGCTGGCGGGCCGCTTCGAGCATTACTCCGACTTCGGCTCGACGGTGAACGGCAAGTTCGCCGCGCGCTGGGAGTTCATCCCGGGCTATGCGATCCGCGGCGCGATCTCGAACGGCTTCCGCGCCCCCTCGCTCCACCAGCAATATTTCACCACCACCTCGACCAACTTCATCAACGGCGTACCGGTCGACATCGCCACGCTGTCGGTCGGGGCGCCGGCCGCGGTGGCTCTGGGTGCCAAGCCCTTGAAGCCCGAGAAGTCGGTCAATTTGAGCCTCGGCGCGACCGCCAACCCGCTGCGCGGGCTGACCTTCACCGCCGATTACTACCACATCAAGATCAAGGACCGGATCGTCCTCACCGAGACGCTGGGCAATGGCGGCACCGGCAACACCGCCGCGGTCCAGTCGCAGGTCACTACCCTGCTGCAGACGCTCGGCTTCCCGCAGGTCGCCGCCGCGCGCTTCTTCATCAACGGCGTCGATACCACCACCAAGGGCATCGATCTGGTCGCCGCCTACAATTGGCGCGCGGGGGACTTCGGCAAGTGGACGCTGACCGCCGCCTACAACCGCAACAAGACCAGCATCGACAAGCGGCTGGCGGCGCCGGGCGCGCTGGCGCAAATCCCCAACATCGTCCTGTTCGGACGGGTCGAGGGCATCCGCTTCACCGACGGCCAGCCGCGCGACAAGATCGTGCTCAGCGCCGACGGCGACCTAGGCCCGGTCGGGATCACCGCCCGCACCACCCGCTACGGCAAGGTCATCTCGCCCGGCGCGACCAATCCGATCAGCGATCCGACCAGCCTCACTGCTTACGGTCCCGACGATATCTTCCTCGGCCGCAAGTGGGTGACCGACGCCGAGGTCCGCTGGAAGCCGGCCAAGGGAATCGAGTTCGCGCTCGGCGCCAACAATCTGTTCGACGTCTATCCCGATCGCTCGCCGTTCGGGCTGCGGCCGAGCAGCGTCGGTGGATCGTACCCGGCGAACCAGGAATATATCCCTTACTCGATCTTCTCGCCGTTCGGGTTCAACGGACGCTTCGTCTACGGACGGGTGTCGGCGGACTTCTAAACCGGCTAAGGCAAGGGCCGGCGCGGTTGACACCCGCCCGACCCTCCCTTAGGCGGCACGCTTTCCGCGCGAGGGGTGACCCTCGGGCCTAGCGGCGCGCGGAAGCGAGATTTAAAGACAGAAAAGAGAAGAGCCAATGTTCGCAATCGTGCGCACGGGCGGCAAGCAGTATCGCGTTGCCCCCGGAGACAAGATCGTCGTCGAGAAGATGGACGGTAATGCCGGCGACAAGATCACCTTGGGTGACGTGCTGCTGGCGGGCGATGGTTCGGACCTCAAGAGCGTCGAGGGCCTGACAGTCGCGGCCGAGATCGTCGCGCAGGCGAAGGGCGAGAAGGTCGTCGTCTTCAAGAAGCGCCGCCGCCACAATTATCGCCGCAAGAAGGGCCATCGCCAGCAGCACACGATCCTGCGGATCACCGCGGTGGGCGATCAGAAGTCCGAGCAGGGCGCCAAGAAGAAGGCCAAGCCGGCCGCCGACGAGACCGCCGCTCCGGCCGCGACTGCTCCGGCGCCCGCCAAGGCCGAGAGCAAGCCCAAGGCAGCGGCCAAGCCGGCGCCGAAGAATGCGGTCAGCAGCGAGGGTGTCGCCAAGGCTGACGCCGGCACCAAGGCGACGCACGACGTGTCGACTTCCGATGCTGCGCCTGCTAAGAAGACCAAGAAGGCCCCCGCGGCCAAGAAGACCGAAGAGAAGTAAGCAACGATGGCACATAAGAAGGCTGGCGGCTCGTCACGGAACGGCCGCGACTCGCAGAGCAAGCGCCTGGGCGTGAAGAAGTTTGGCGGTGAGCAGGTGCTCGCCGGCAACATCATCGTGCGTCAACGCGGCACCAAGTGGTATCCGGGCAACAATGTTGGCCTGGGCAAGGACCACACGCTGTTCGCGCTGACCGACGGCCAAGTCGAGTTCCGCGACGGCCTGCTTGGCCGAAAGTATGTCCACGTCGCGGCGTTTATGCCGGCGATGGACGCTGCCGAATAGGGGTTGGTCACTGACAGGCCGCCCCCCGAGGGGCCGGCCCAGACCAACATCCAACCGGATCGAGGAAAGGGAGAAGAGGGAAGGCCCCTCTTCTCCCTTTCTTTTTCTTCTCCCGAAACTGCCACGCCGGTCCGCCACAGGGCCGGCCAAGTGGAGGGACGACCGATGTTCGCGAGAACGACAAGATTATTGCTGAGACCCGGCTGGGCCGAGGACGCCCCGGCTCTCGCCCAGGCGCTCGCCGACGAGCAGATCGTTCGCAACCTCGCGGTCGTGCCCTGGCCCTATGGGCTGAAGGAAGCCGAGGCCTTCCTCGGCGCGCCCAAGGATCCGTGCCTGCCGAGCTTCTTGCTCTACGCCCGCACCGCCAGCGCGCCCGAGCTAATCGGCTCGTGCGGGCTGGTGCGACGGCCCTCGGGCGCGGTCGAACTCGGCTATTGGATTGCGCGGCCGCACTGGAACCAGGGCTATGCGACCGAGGCGGCGACCCAGCTCGTCGAGATCGCCCGCACCCTCGGGCTCCGGCGGCTCGCGGCGTTCCACTTCCTCGATAATCCGGCGAGCGGCCGGGTGCTCGAGAAGCTCGGCTTCGTCCCCACCGGGCTGGTCGGCCCGCGCTTCAGCTGCGGCCGTGGAGCCGAGGCGCCGGCGCGGCAGCTGGCGCTGAGCCTGGTCGAGAAGGCGGAGCGGCTGGCGGCTTGAACCTCCTCCCCGTCGCCACGCGGCGGGAAGGTTGGGCTAAATGGCGCCGCGGACGCGCTTCCTGGGCGGGACCTGGAGATAGGGATAGGTCT
The Sphingomonas ginsengisoli An et al. 2013 genome window above contains:
- a CDS encoding GNAT family N-acetyltransferase — encoded protein: MLRPGWAEDAPALAQALADEQIVRNLAVVPWPYGLKEAEAFLGAPKDPCLPSFLLYARTASAPELIGSCGLVRRPSGAVELGYWIARPHWNQGYATEAATQLVEIARTLGLRRLAAFHFLDNPASGRVLEKLGFVPTGLVGPRFSCGRGAEAPARQLALSLVEKAERLAA
- the rplU gene encoding 50S ribosomal protein L21, which gives rise to MFAIVRTGGKQYRVAPGDKIVVEKMDGNAGDKITLGDVLLAGDGSDLKSVEGLTVAAEIVAQAKGEKVVVFKKRRRHNYRRKKGHRQQHTILRITAVGDQKSEQGAKKKAKPAADETAAPAATAPAPAKAESKPKAAAKPAPKNAVSSEGVAKADAGTKATHDVSTSDAAPAKKTKKAPAAKKTEEK
- a CDS encoding TonB-dependent receptor plug domain-containing protein, yielding MTGLTKRVLLASLSTFAFTTAASAQSTTQTSPAAQDATGATQANDERAAADNTVVVTGTRTANRTVANSPVPVDVIGSDAIVHTGQTETNRILNQLVPSFNFPQPSIADGSDSLRPATLRGLAPDQTLVLVNGKRRHVSALLNVNGTVGRGSAAVDLNLIPGIAISRVEVLRDGAAAQYGSDAIAGVINIQLKSADHGGRVSLTYGEYWTSLKDVANITGLQTDASGQPILGTDPRYFLANSDGNRTAHDGTQATLAANLGLPLGSRGFVNVSGEVRVRDRTNRAGYDLRPNYNRVGSGPFDPREVNFNRLEFRFGDPDTTDYTLFVNSGYDLTPDWQLYAFGSYGHRNATSAANYRQQSAAANRDFSVLSPSTTPTSANFVPLTPDGFLPLVKTQLRDYSAIGGLRGTVAGFKADFSLGRGYDKFDYAVDDTLNTSFGPASPRNFDAGGLRYGQWLVNADFSQDYNVGFAKPLTLAFGAEHRRERFQIRPGQLESYALGPYFRPAITTTSANCATQGGVYNTTTGVCSFPGRQAAAGAQGFPGIPASSATNAKRHSWAAYAELDTDPLPGVTTTLAGRFEHYSDFGSTVNGKFAARWEFIPGYAIRGAISNGFRAPSLHQQYFTTTSTNFINGVPVDIATLSVGAPAAVALGAKPLKPEKSVNLSLGATANPLRGLTFTADYYHIKIKDRIVLTETLGNGGTGNTAAVQSQVTTLLQTLGFPQVAAARFFINGVDTTTKGIDLVAAYNWRAGDFGKWTLTAAYNRNKTSIDKRLAAPGALAQIPNIVLFGRVEGIRFTDGQPRDKIVLSADGDLGPVGITARTTRYGKVISPGATNPISDPTSLTAYGPDDIFLGRKWVTDAEVRWKPAKGIEFALGANNLFDVYPDRSPFGLRPSSVGGSYPANQEYIPYSIFSPFGFNGRFVYGRVSADF
- the hspQ gene encoding heat shock protein HspQ, translated to MTVDPSAPPVARARFGIGEVVRHRLLDFRGVIFDVDPVFANSDEWYESIPAEIRPAKNQPFYHLLAENAESSYVAYVSQQNLIADEDDEPIDHPAIDGLFDAFEPGRYRLKPEHRH
- the rpmA gene encoding 50S ribosomal protein L27, with the protein product MAHKKAGGSSRNGRDSQSKRLGVKKFGGEQVLAGNIIVRQRGTKWYPGNNVGLGKDHTLFALTDGQVEFRDGLLGRKYVHVAAFMPAMDAAE
- a CDS encoding SDR family NAD(P)-dependent oxidoreductase — translated: MTSLVIGASGGIGAALAARLAAVESTHTLSRSAGEIDLTDEASIAAAAERVRPNAPFDRIIVATGLLHDDESGPEKSLRELTADKLARSFAVNAIGPTLCARYFLPLLARDGRFAALSARVGSIGDNRLGGWYGYRASKAALNQLIRTAAIEWAHSRPAALCVTLHPGTVDTAMSRPFQRGVAPERLFTPADAAERMLAVLDALTPADSGGCFDWAGRRVAP